The Elusimicrobiota bacterium genome has a segment encoding these proteins:
- a CDS encoding MoxR family ATPase encodes MDQSIRVIHEKVKQASVFVQALKQEIGKAIVGQDYLVERLLVGLLADGHLLLEGVPGLAKTLAVRTLARTIETKFQRIQFTPDLLPADLIGTMIYNPRDSQFTVKKGPLFTHLLLADEINRAPSKVQSALLEAMQEHQVTIGEQTFPLEAPFLVLATQNPIEQEGTYPLPEAQVDRFMLKLKVGYPSRDEERLILDRTTTGQPIDIKPVVHSQEILAARAIVNEIYVDEKLKNYILDLVFASRYPERYRLESLKPLIAYGGSPRATICMTQAAKAYAFLQGRGYVTPEDVKAIGADVLRHRILLTYEAEAENTTSEDVVQKLFAAVEVP; translated from the coding sequence ATGGATCAGAGCATTCGCGTTATTCATGAAAAAGTAAAGCAAGCGAGCGTTTTTGTTCAGGCGCTCAAGCAGGAAATCGGCAAGGCGATTGTCGGCCAGGACTACCTGGTGGAACGGCTTCTCGTCGGGCTTCTGGCGGACGGCCATCTCCTGCTCGAAGGGGTTCCGGGGCTGGCCAAGACATTGGCGGTGCGCACGCTCGCCCGAACGATCGAAACAAAATTCCAGCGCATTCAGTTCACGCCGGATCTTCTCCCCGCCGATTTAATCGGCACCATGATCTACAACCCGCGGGATAGCCAGTTTACCGTCAAAAAAGGGCCCTTGTTCACCCATCTGCTTCTGGCGGACGAAATCAACCGGGCGCCTTCCAAAGTTCAAAGCGCGCTCCTGGAAGCGATGCAGGAACATCAGGTGACGATCGGCGAGCAGACCTTCCCGTTGGAAGCGCCGTTTCTCGTTCTGGCGACCCAGAACCCGATCGAACAGGAAGGCACCTATCCGCTGCCGGAAGCGCAGGTCGACCGGTTCATGCTTAAACTCAAGGTCGGTTACCCGAGCCGGGACGAAGAGCGATTGATTCTCGACCGGACCACCACCGGCCAGCCGATCGACATCAAACCCGTTGTCCACTCACAGGAAATTCTGGCGGCGCGGGCCATCGTCAACGAGATTTATGTCGACGAGAAACTCAAAAACTACATCCTGGACTTGGTGTTTGCTTCCCGCTACCCGGAGCGTTATCGACTGGAATCGCTCAAGCCCCTGATCGCCTACGGCGGATCCCCCCGCGCGACCATCTGCATGACGCAGGCGGCCAAGGCCTATGCGTTTCTGCAGGGGCGCGGGTATGTGACGCCAGAGGATGTAAAAGCCATCGGCGCCGACGTGCTGCGCCACCGCATCCTCCTGACCTACGAAGCCGAAGCGGAAAACACCACCTCCGAAGACGTCGTGCAGAAACTGTTTGCGGCCGTCGAGGTGCCGTAG
- a CDS encoding inositol-3-phosphate synthase encodes MKKNIRFYDTTVSKPRPIGAAKGRLGVLMPGMGAVASTFIAGVLSARKGLGQPIGSMTQLGTIRLGKRTEHRAPKVKDFVPLTELKDLVFGGWDIFPDNVYQAATKAGVLEQKHLSPIRAELEKIKPMPAVFDPAYVSRISGPNVKKGPTKMDLAEQLIADIARFKKVNRCARLVMIWCASTEKYQTASPVHQSVAAFEKGLEDNSPDIAPSQIYAYAALKSGIPYANGAPNLSVDIPAMLELAEKQKMPICGKDFKTGQTFMKTVLAPAFKARLLGLRGWFSANILGNRDGEVLDDPEAFKTKEESKLSVLEYILQPDIYPELYGHYDHKVRISYYPPRGDNKEGWDNIDIFGWLGYPMQIKINFLCRDSILAAPIVLDLALFLDLAQRSRMHGIQEWLSFFFKSPMAAPGLYPEHDLFIQLMKLKNTLRWLKGEELITHLGIEYYD; translated from the coding sequence ATGAAAAAGAATATCCGCTTTTACGATACAACCGTTTCGAAGCCTCGTCCGATCGGCGCCGCGAAAGGGCGGCTGGGCGTGCTAATGCCCGGGATGGGCGCGGTGGCCAGCACCTTTATCGCCGGCGTTCTGTCCGCGCGCAAGGGTCTTGGGCAACCGATCGGTTCCATGACCCAGCTGGGCACGATCCGGCTGGGGAAACGGACTGAACATCGGGCGCCGAAGGTAAAAGATTTTGTTCCTTTGACGGAACTCAAGGATCTCGTCTTCGGGGGATGGGACATCTTCCCGGACAACGTGTATCAGGCCGCCACCAAAGCAGGGGTTCTGGAACAGAAGCATCTGTCCCCGATCCGCGCGGAGTTGGAGAAAATCAAACCCATGCCGGCTGTTTTTGACCCGGCTTACGTGTCCCGGATTTCCGGCCCGAATGTGAAGAAGGGCCCCACGAAGATGGATCTGGCCGAACAGTTGATCGCGGACATCGCCCGCTTCAAGAAGGTCAACCGCTGCGCGCGCCTGGTGATGATCTGGTGCGCCTCCACCGAAAAATATCAGACCGCATCGCCCGTCCATCAATCCGTGGCCGCATTCGAAAAGGGGCTCGAGGACAATTCTCCGGATATCGCCCCCAGCCAGATCTACGCCTATGCGGCGCTGAAATCCGGCATCCCTTATGCAAACGGAGCGCCCAATCTTTCCGTCGACATCCCCGCCATGCTGGAGCTGGCGGAAAAGCAGAAGATGCCGATCTGCGGAAAAGACTTTAAGACCGGCCAGACCTTCATGAAGACGGTGCTCGCGCCAGCTTTCAAGGCCCGGCTCCTGGGGCTTCGAGGCTGGTTTTCAGCCAACATCCTCGGGAACCGCGACGGCGAAGTGCTGGATGATCCGGAAGCTTTCAAGACCAAAGAAGAATCAAAGCTTTCGGTTCTGGAATACATCCTTCAACCGGACATTTACCCGGAACTCTACGGGCATTACGACCACAAGGTCCGCATCAGCTATTACCCGCCCCGGGGCGACAACAAAGAAGGCTGGGACAACATTGACATCTTCGGATGGCTGGGGTATCCCATGCAGATCAAGATCAACTTCCTCTGTCGGGACTCCATACTCGCCGCACCGATCGTTCTGGATCTGGCGCTTTTCCTGGACTTGGCCCAGCGCAGCCGGATGCACGGCATCCAGGAGTGGCTCTCCTTTTTCTTTAAGAGCCCTATGGCGGCACCCGGGCTCTACCCGGAACACGATCTTTTCATCCAGCTCATGAAGCTCAAAAACACGCTTCGCTGGCTGAAAGGTGAGGAGCTGATCACTCACCTCGGCATCGAATACTACGATTAG
- a CDS encoding BamA/TamA family outer membrane protein has product MNGWKGRKRFADYFVISLLCLQIPLDADPPVQVSSPTASASVLNGGSRPRARRHPIRRARTRIEGAIRRTSPNPRVQQPATQALPAQAPEIKLPAPPPTPSPEASRADRFINAAARVMTKSWRGNIFVWLPAISTDPNTGPTYGLMPVVVLADPLTHHIRNLLAPSYTYNSLFGQTGTMRYYWYPTDASQLYAAASLSQHTNREMKVRYENSSAHEGVLYLRSEVFYNADASYRFFGIGPQTHEGDETGYVGKTSIARAAIGANFAHSWRAIFGARFQRLATEQNIIPNVVDLTTRFPDISGVGTNNTVTSEFRLLWDSRDSPVTPSRGSSGELRVEKTSIALGSNSDFLRYGLEGKRFFLWKNPRQVTVVHGLYEWCNGPRIPFYELPSLGGRSTLRGYGEGRLVDQGRLVMNLEQRMTLSSQELMGVFTNFEVAPFVDMGTVFPTVLDIQRKNFRPVYGAAFRAAVKPNVVGDVEVGVGKEGPAVFVDINYPF; this is encoded by the coding sequence ATGAATGGATGGAAAGGCCGGAAGAGATTCGCTGATTATTTTGTCATAAGCCTTCTCTGCCTTCAGATTCCCCTCGACGCAGATCCCCCCGTCCAGGTTTCCAGTCCCACGGCGAGTGCCTCCGTCTTAAACGGCGGTTCGCGGCCGCGGGCCAGGCGGCATCCGATCCGCCGGGCGCGTACGCGCATCGAGGGAGCCATCCGCCGCACCTCACCGAACCCCCGCGTCCAGCAGCCGGCCACCCAGGCACTCCCAGCTCAGGCGCCGGAGATTAAACTACCCGCCCCGCCGCCGACACCATCCCCCGAAGCCTCTCGGGCTGACCGATTTATTAATGCCGCCGCCAGGGTCATGACCAAAAGCTGGCGCGGCAACATTTTTGTCTGGCTCCCGGCGATCAGCACAGATCCGAATACCGGCCCCACGTACGGGCTGATGCCTGTTGTGGTGCTGGCCGATCCGCTCACTCATCACATCCGCAATCTGTTAGCCCCCTCCTATACCTACAACTCACTCTTCGGCCAGACCGGTACGATGCGTTACTACTGGTACCCGACCGATGCGAGCCAACTCTACGCCGCGGCCAGCCTTTCTCAGCATACCAACCGGGAAATGAAAGTCCGCTACGAGAATTCCTCGGCTCATGAGGGTGTCCTGTATTTAAGGAGCGAGGTTTTTTACAACGCGGACGCATCTTACCGATTTTTCGGCATCGGCCCGCAAACCCATGAAGGGGATGAAACCGGCTACGTCGGCAAAACCTCGATAGCCCGGGCTGCCATTGGCGCTAATTTTGCCCACTCCTGGCGGGCCATTTTTGGCGCCCGCTTTCAGCGCTTGGCGACGGAGCAAAATATTATCCCGAACGTTGTCGATCTGACGACCCGTTTTCCCGACATCTCCGGCGTCGGAACAAACAATACCGTGACCAGCGAATTCCGGTTACTGTGGGATTCGCGGGATTCCCCGGTGACCCCGTCGCGAGGCAGCTCGGGAGAGCTTCGCGTCGAAAAAACGAGTATTGCGCTTGGGAGTAACTCTGATTTTCTTCGTTATGGGCTGGAAGGCAAGCGCTTCTTCCTCTGGAAAAACCCCAGACAGGTGACGGTGGTGCATGGCCTTTATGAATGGTGCAACGGCCCTCGTATCCCCTTTTATGAACTGCCGAGCCTTGGAGGCCGATCCACGTTGCGCGGCTACGGAGAGGGGCGGCTAGTAGACCAGGGACGACTGGTCATGAATCTGGAGCAGCGGATGACGCTTTCGTCCCAGGAACTAATGGGCGTTTTCACTAACTTTGAAGTGGCCCCGTTCGTAGACATGGGAACTGTTTTCCCGACAGTGTTGGACATTCAGCGCAAGAATTTTCGTCCCGTTTACGGCGCGGCTTTCCGGGCAGCGGTTAAACCGAATGTCGTGGGAGATGTTGAAGTGGGAGTAGGGAAAGAAGGACCGGCGGTCTTCGTGGATATTAACTACCCGTTTTAA